The region AATAGAAAATACACACAATGACTCTGAATTTCTAAGCACTCAAACTCTTTCTCATGATTCTTTTGAATCCTCTTTTCAGCAGGATACAGAAGATGAGCAAGCGTTAGAAAAACATCCAATAATCACAGCAAATCAACAAGAAGAATTGGATAAGCCCTCTGGTGATCCTCTATCCGTTGCAAACTTTCTAAAGCAACTTAGTACATTAACGAGTGCCGAAGAAAAGATTCAAGCCTGTATTGCCTACATGAAAAAAACTCTAGCCCAGGAAGGTGCTCCCTATTTCAAGGGGTTTTGGGAGGCTCGCAGTCAATGTACTGCCCTTTTTAAAGAGGGTCTAAATCCTCAATTGCGCTCAGAGCTTTGGAAAGAATATAGGGAGCTCTGCCAAGAGTTTCAAAAGCTTAAAGAGGTATTAGACGAGCAAGCGTTATTTGCTGCTGAACAGATTGAAATTGCCATTCAAGCAATGGAAAACGATTTGGATCATTTTTCAGAACTTCTTGCAAAGCTTGCAGAACCTACATTTTCCTTTAAGCCCAAATCCCTTCATAGAAACTTCAAGCTATATGTTGATCTTCAAAAAGAGCTCAATTTTCTAAATACCTATGCATCAAAAATCAACTCTTTACGAAAAGAACTGATCAAAACGGAGATGCGCATCCGTCAAAAAAATAAGTTTTTTCAAGCGCTCTCATCCCTTGGGGACAAGATCTTTCCAAAAAGAAAGGACCTCATCAAAAAACTTAGCGACCTCTTCTTACACGATACACATGCCTTCGTTGCCAATTACTTTGGAGAAGATAGCATTCAGGGCCCTCTTTTCTTTATAAGAGATGAAATTAAGGCTCTACAAGCAATTGCTAAAATACTTACCTTAAATACATACTCTTTTACTACTACGCGCAATGAGTTAAGTAAATGTTGGGACTCAATTAAACTTCTTGAAAAGGAAAAAAAGAAAGAGCAAGTAGAAAAACGTGCCATCTTTCAAAGCAATAAAGAACTTGTTTTGGCACAAATACAGCTCTTCCAAGAAAAGATCCAAAATGGCGAGATAACGGCCTCCGATTTACATGCAAAAAGCGATGAAATTTATGAGTTCATGCACACATTAGAACTAGGAAGAGAGGAAAAACAAGCTCTTCATGAGGCTATAAACCTTGCGAGCAAGCCCATACTAGACGAGCTTAAGCAACAAGAGCAAGAGCGTATCAACAAAGAGCGCGCACTCATCGAAGAAAAAGCTCAAAAAGTCATCTCCTTAAAAAGTCGAGTACAAGAACTCATCGATTCTGCAGCACACCACGATGCCGCCTTCCTTACTTCATCAAGAGATGCTCTTTTAGAAGAAATACACGTTCTATCCTGTTTAAAGAGTGAAAAGCAGCTTCTAGAAAAAGCTTTGAAGCATTTAAAGGATATCATCCATGATAAGATGGAAAAAGCTTTGCTTGCGCTCTCATCAGATGATCTTCATGCCCTGGACCAGCTAAAATCCGCCTTAAATGAGAGAAAAGAACAAAGAAAAGAGCTAAAAAGCCAACTTGAAGCCAATAGAAAAGCAAGTGGCAGCTCTTCTCTAAGCTTTGAAAAAGCTCTTTTGTTTCATGAAGCAATTCAAGAGGAGAGAGTGCAACTCGAGAAGATCGATGCCATCATTAAAGAAATAGAACTTAAAATTAAGGCATTTTCTCAAAAAGCTAAATCTTGAGCTAGCTGTGTATATACCAAAACGCATTGAAAATTTGATTTTTGGCAGATGTAAAAGCCCTAATCTTCAACAATCATAAGCAGCTTCATAATTATATGGAGTTGCTTATGATCGTTGAACAGTAAGGGCTTTCACATGGCCAAAAATCAAATTTTCAATGCGTTTCAGCATAACTACATTAGTGCATTTGACTTAGATAAAACTCTGTTAAACTGTAACAGCAGCTTATCATTTAGCCGTTTTCTTTATAAACAAGGTTTGTTTTCTCTAATCGACCAAATTTATGCTCTCTACATCTGCCTCAGCTATAAAATATTACATACCCCTTTGGACAGCCTTCATACTAAAGCCTTTAATCACCTCTTTAAAGGACGCAAGGAGACTATTTTTGAAGAAATGGCAATGCAATTTGTCACTAAAAGTATCTCTTCAATGATCTATGAGCCTGCTATGAGGCGCTTGCTCCAAGCAAAAAATCGAGGTCACTACATCCTTCTACTCTCTTCTTCTCCAGAATTTTTAGTAAAACCCATTGCAGAAGCACTGAGTATTACAAACTGGAAAGGAACATATTATGAAACGGATAAAACAGGCAACTTTCAATCTATTTCCCTTTTGATGAATGGACAAGAGAAGGCAAAACAGCTATCTTGTACCATGCAAACATTAAATATTTCTCAGGCTAATACTACAGCCTACTCTGATAGCGAAGACGACCTGCCCTTTTTACAAACGGCCGGAATTAGGGTAGGCGTTAACCCAACTAAAGAGCTGCGCCTACTGTGCAGTACACACAACTGGGAGATTCTTGAAAATGAACCCTATTAAAAAAACACCCTCTACACAATTTGCAAACCATGTTTTTTCCCATGCTGTCATGAAACAAATGCTTCCAAAACATATCTATGACAACATAGTAAGTGCCGCAAATGGCAGCGAAAACATAAATAGTACTTATCTTGATACAATTGCACATGCCATGAAAGAGTGGGCCATTAGCTTTGGCGCAACCCACTTTACACATTGGTTTCAGCCACTAACAGGCATGTCAGCAGAAAAACATGATGCCTTTATTAACTTAGAAACAAGCGATACGATTATTGAAAATTTTTCTGGAAAAGAACTCATCCAAGGAGAGCCTGATGCTTCTTCATTTCCATCTGGGGGGCTAAGAAATACTCATGAGGCAAGAGGTTATACTGCATGGTCTCCATCATCTCCTGTATTTTTGTGGAAACTTGGCAATAGCCTAACACTTACCATACCCTCTATCTTCTATTCTTGGACAGAACATGCTCTAGATAGTAAAATTCCTCTTCTTCGCTCCGACAAAAAACTCTCTTGTGCAGTTTTACGCCTGCTAAATCTTATAAACGTAAAAGCCTCCTCTGTATTTTCCACTCTTGGCATCGAACAAGAATACTTTATCATTGATAAATCTTTAAGGGACCTGCGCGCTGACCTTGTACTTCTTGGACGCACAGTATTTGGAGCATCCCCTGCAAAGGCACAAGAACTACAAGATCACTATTTTGGAGCCATCAAAGAGCGCGTTATGCTCTACATGCAAGAGTTCGAAGAGCGCGCATTAGAACTTGGTATTCCAGTAAGAACAAGGCACAATGAAGTAGCTCCAGCACAACATGAGATAGCACCCATTTTTGAAAAAACATCTCTTGCAATCGATCACAACCTGCTTCTTATGGAGCTCATGCGCCAAGTTGCAGAAAAGCACGATCTTTCTGTCTTACTGCATGAAAAGCCTTTTGCAAAAATTAATGGCTCTGGAAAACATTGCAATTGGTCATTATCTACCGATACAGGAATTAATCTCCTTGATCCAACAGAAACTCCTGAAAACAATTTAACATTTCTTATTCTAGTTACAGCCGTACTTCATGCTGTAGACAAACATGCAGAGCTTTTAAGAGCATCCATTGGCTCTCTTGGAAATGATTCTCGTTTAGGAGGGCATGAAGCGCCACCTGCTATTATCTCTGTTTATCTAGGATCTGCTATGGAAGCTTTTCTTGATAATATAGAAAAAGAGGGCACTCATACATCCAGTAAAAAAGCTCAATTCAACATAGACATCTCTGGAATACCAACGCTTTCAAAAGACCATGCAGATAGGAATAGGACATCTCCTTTCGCTTTTACTGGCAATAAATTTGAATTTCGAGCCGTTGGTGCATCTGCAAATCCTTCACTTGCAATTACAACCTTAAATGCTATCGTAGCTGAGAGTCTAAATGAAATTCTGGATAAAATAACCTGTTCATTGACGCAGGAAAAACAAGCCCACAATGAGCTTTCAAAATATGTCATACCCATTATTCAATCTTATCTAAAAAATTCCAAACGAGTGCGTTTCTCCGGTGACAATTACTCTTTACTCTGGCAAGAAGAGGCCAAAAGGCGAGGACTTGCTTGTCACAAAAATGCCCTTTCAGCCTTTGAAATTTTCCATCATCAAAAAACCCACCTCCTTTTTAAAGATATTTTCAGCAAGAACGAGCTTCTAAGTAGATACTCTATCTTAAAAGATACCTATATAAATGCTCTCAATATTCAAACGCGCCTAATGTTAGAACTTTTTAATACACAAATCCTTCCAGCTTGCTTAAACTATCAAAAAATGTTTGCAAAATCTTTGCTCTCATTAAAAGATTTGGGTCTATCCTCTTCTTTGCAAACCCAAAGACTTAAGGAGCTACTTCTTGCTATCGATGATGCCATAGAAAATGCAAATCTACTTATCTCTTACTTTCATAACAAAGAAAATGATTTGAATTTCATTATCAGTAAACTTATACCAAGCAGTGAACTCTTGCGAAAAAAAGTAGATTTACTAGAGCAAATTGTTGATGATAAAAAATGGCCGCTTCCCAAATATAGAGAGATGTTATTTATAATATGAATATTGGTATTTATGGAGGATCTTTTGATCCTATTCACTTTGGTCACATCAACTTAGCTATTCAACTAAAAGAATACCATCATCTTGACGAAGTGTGGTTTTGTCCTGCTTACTCTTCTCCTTTTAAACTATCCCACACTACTGAAAGTGCAACACATCGCTTAAACATGGTAGCTCTTGCAATTGAAACTATTCCTGGATTTTCTGTGACTGATATCGAAATTCTAAGAGAAGGACCATCTTACACCATCGATACAGTTCGCTCTTTCCATAAACATTATTTGGGATCCAACAAAAAATTCTTCTTAATGATTGGAAATGACGCTCTCTCTTCACTCCATCTTTGGAAAGAAATTGATGAGCTTATAGAGCTTGCACCTCTTCTTATTGGCAATCGAATCCTCTCTGCGCCTAGCTTCTCTGGAACACCCGCCCTACAAAGAGCCATTAAAAAAGGCATTACTCCCTCTTCAATCATGGAAATTAGCGCAAGCTTCATTCGTAAAAGACTTAAAAACTTTCAATATTGTGCTCACTTAGTTCCAGCAAAAGTGCTGGACTACATTTATAAAAACCAATTATACTCAATCGAACATGAATCTTGATCCTCAATTTATTCTTAATTCAGTAGCTCAAACTATTTTTGACAAAAAAGGATTTAATATTCTTGTTATAGATGTTAGAGACGTATCAACTCTTACAGATTATTTTGTCATTGCAGAAGGCTCTGCTGATCGGCATGTTCAAGCTATTGCCTCTTCAGTAGTTGACACGCTAAAAAATCTGGGAGCTGCCCCCACTCACGTAGAGGGAAAAAATTCAGGGGACTGGATTGTAATTGATGATTTCAATATTATAGTTCATCTATTTATGCCAGGAATAAGAGATCTCTATGGTCTTGAAGAGTTGTGGCGTGATGGAAAAATTGTGGACGTAGCAATACAAACTGGCAACACAAGCAAATAAAAGGAAATGAGCATGAATAGTAACAAAAAACGAGTTGTCGTAACAGGAATGGGCCTAGTTTCTTGTTTTGGTTCGGACGTTGACGTTTTCTATGATAAGCTACTTGCAGGTACTAGTGGAATCGTTCCTATAGAAGAATTCCCTTGCGCCGAATATCCTACCCGGTTTGCAGGAAGCGTTAAAAACTTTGATACAGAAAATTACCTCGATAAGAAACAAGCTCGAAGGGTAGACCCCTTTATTCGCTACGCTATTGTTGCAGGAAAAAGAGCCCTAGAACACGCAGGCTTTGCAAAAGAGTCCTTAGACAAGCTCAATAAAGAGCGCTGCGGTGTAATTATTGGATCGGGAATGGGAGGAATGAGCACATTTGCAGATGGTGTAAAAACGATCGAAGAAAAGGGGTGCAGACGCCTAACACCTTTTTTTGTTCCTTATATCATTACAAATATGGGAGGCGCACTCCTTGGAATTGAGCTCGGCTTTATGGGGCCAAACTATTCTATTTCAACAGCTTGTGCAACATCAAACTATTCTATTATTGCTGCTGCAAACCATATCATGCAAGGAGATGCCGATTTAATGATTTGTGGCGGCTCTGAAGCCCCCCTTTGCCCCATCGGTGTTTCTGGCTTTGTCGCCTGCAAAGCACTATCAGAGCGAAATGATGAGCCAACAAAAGCTTCAAGGCCTTGGGATAAGGACCGCGATGGATTTGTTATCGGAGAGGGCTCTGGCGTTCTTATTCTTGAAAGCTTAGAACACGCACTAGCAAGAAACGCAACCATTTATGCAGAATACCTCGGAGGAAACACCACGTGTGATGCCTACCACATGACGGATCCAAGACCAGATGGCCTAGGTGTAAGTCTGTGTATCGAGCAAGCTCTTCGAAAAGCAAATATCTCAAAAGAAGCTGTAAACTATATCAATGCTCATGCAACATCTACCATTGTAGGTGATATCACAGAAGTTACAGCAATAAAAAAAGTTTTTGGATCACACACTTCAAAAATTAAAATGAATGCAACAAAATCGATGATTGGTCACTGCCTAGGATCTGCAAGTAGCATAGAAGCCATCGCAACCATTAAAGCTATCAATACCAACATGTTACACCCAACAATTAATCTAGACAATCCAGATCCAGCCCTGGGTGATCTTGACCCTGTTGCAAACTGCGCCAAACCTCATAAAATAGAAGTTGCCCTTTCCAACTCTTTTGGCTTTGGTGGACATAACTCATGTATTTTACTTGCTCCTTTCAAATCTTAAAACTCGCAAACAATAAGGAACACTTAACCCGTGCAAAAAGAACAACCTCACATCATGAATTCTCTTTACAAAGCACACCCCTGGCATGGCATTGATATCGGAGAAGAAGCCCCTAAGGTAGTCTCTTGTTATATTGAAATCGTACCCTCTGACACTGTAAAATATGAACTTGATAAAGTTAGTGGTTTGTTAAAGGTGGATAGACCTCAAAAATATTCCAACTACTGCCCTGCGCTCTATGGTCTTATCCCTCAAACTTTTTGCGGTAAACTTTCTGGAGAGTACTGTGCAAAAAAAGCTGGCATCACAACCATTGTTGGAGATGATGATCCTCTCGATGTCTGTGTTCTTTCAGAAAAACCGATATTAAGGGGTGACATCCTTCTTCAAGCAATACCCATTGGCGGTTTTCGCACTATAGACAAGGGAGATGCTGATGACAAGATCATTGCTGTCCTTAAAGGCGATCTTGTGTATGGAAATATACAAGATATCTCCGAATGTCCAACGCATCTCATTGACCGCCTACACCATTACTTCTTAACCTATAAAGAACACCCAGGCTCCACAGCTCCATCCACATTAGAAGTTATAAAAATTTATGGAAAAGAAGAAGCTCACGAAGTGATTGAACTTGCAAGACGGGATTATCAAAATAGTTTTCCTCAAATTTACAAAAATTTCAAGACAATGCAAGAAAAATCTTAATAGATTTATAATATTGATTAGTTTATAATCAGTTTCAACCTTATAAAATTTAATACAAAAGGCTTGTTATATGGTACTAGAATTAAACGAAATTCCTTTAGCTGATTTTGAAAAAGTTATCGAAGTAATTAATAGACCAGCAGGCCTACACGCTTTCATTGCATTACATAATACGTCCATGGGGCCAACTCTTGGAGGTACCCGCATTTATCCTTACGCCAATAGAAACGACGCTCTTACGGATGTACTTCGCCTATCTGAGGGTATGACCTATAAATCAGCGCTTGCAGGAACAGGATTTGGCGGTGGAAAAAGCGTCATTATCGCAAACCCTTCCAAAGATAAAAATGCAGACCTATTGATGGCATTTGGCGAAGCAGTGCACGCCCTTGGAGGACAGTACATCTGTGCAGAAGATGTTGGCTCTACAAAAGAAGATATGCTCGAAATTCGCAAAAAAACGCCTTATGTTGTGGGACTTCCATTAAGCACAAGCAGCGGCGATCCAAGTCCATTTACTGCATGGGGTGTATTCATAGGAATACAAGCTACTGCAAAAAAATTATGGGGATCTATCAACCTACAAGGTCGCACAATTGTCATCCAAGGTCTTGGAAGTGTCGGAGCAAAAGTTGCAGACCTTCTCTTTTGGCAAGGAGCAAACCTCATTCTAAGCGATATTGATTTAGTAAAAGCAGAAGCTCTTGGTCGCCTCTATAATGCTGAAGTCGTCTCACCAGACGCCATTACCCAGGTTAAATGCGATATTTTTTGCCCTTGCGCACTTGGCGGCATTCTAAATGCAAAAAGCATACCTCTTCTACAATGTGAAGCCATAGCAGGAGCTGCCAATAATCAGCTTTTAACTCATGAAGATGGTGTACTCTTACACCAAAGAGGAATACTTTATGCACCCGACTTTATTATCAACTCAGGTGGTCTTATCAATGTTTCTTGCGAGCTAGAAAGGCTTTACAATCCTCGTAAATCCCTTCAAAGTACTAATGCCATTTATGATACTCTTCTGAGTATCTATAATACGTCAGAAAAAGAAAACCTCTCAACGAACGAAACTGCTATTGAGCTTGCAAAATACAAAATTCAGCATGGCATAGGCAGAAGAACAGAAGCTCCTTGTTTTAAAGCCTATTAACCTGAGTTTTGAGTTTAAATTAATCAAAATTAGAGGAGATTCTGGATGAATTTTCAATCATTTTCGCAAGGTTTATATTCAAAAACTATAAACGAGAGAAAATGATTGAAAAGTTGCCAGAAGATCCCTAAGATTGAGCGACTTAAACCCAAAACACAGGTTATTAATTAGGCTCTATAAGAATTAATGACTGCAGGGATTTTTGAGCGCACATCATGTCCTAGAAAATGCACCATGCTTCCTGGTATATGGGTGTGTATGCTAAACGTATCTGCATACGCCGAAGGAATAGAGTAGCGCTTTCCAAAATTTCCGGGGGTCTTAAATCCTAAAATCGTATTTACAAAATAGTCAACTGGCGCTAGTGCACGATTATCACTAACATAATCATTCTCTGCAGATATGTGTATAACATGATCAGTATCTTCAAGAGCACGCTCTCCCAAATCCCACTGTAAACCAGCACCAAGAGGTATAGAGTTAAAACAGACTGCCTGTACACGGCTCTTTAACCCAACATATTGCGCAAGAATTCCTCCAAAAGATTGGCCTACTAAAACAACCTTTTTCCCCTTACCTTCTAATTTACCTTTTAACTGTTCAACAACTTGGTAAGCCTTCTTAAAAATCTCTGGAGTGATCCCCACATAATTACCTGCAATAGCCAGGCTCTGTGCATTAATAGCCTCTTTTCGAGCTTTTTTATCCTCTAGTAATGCAGCACATGCATCATAAGCTCCAAATGCTATAAAAACTTCATTATTTTCTGACTCTAAAAGAACCAACTTAAGACCTAATTTTCTATCAAATAAAAAGTTATCTTTAATTTCTAAATCACAAGAAAAATTACTTACATCTACAACCGATAAAATGCCTTCAATCCACTCGTTTTTTCCCATATAACTATAACATGCACAAGCTAGATGTTTAAGGTATTCACGCCCCTCTAGCTGCATCAATGACTGAAGCTTAACTTTATAATTAGAATCAAAACAGGCATTAAACCATGACTTTTGACTTCTCAACACCTGGCCACTTATAAGTCGCCAGGTTAAGCCTAGTACAGACCAATTTTTCCCACCAAAATAACGAATAGGAAATAATAGACTATTTCCTAAAATGGATAACACGCCTTTTATAATTTCTCTAATCCTATTACAAAGACCATCCGTTGTACTATGAACATGCTTTGGCTGAAAGTTCTGAGGACATACTTTGCTATAATCTATCTTTTGATTTGAAATGTCATGCATTTATATATTTTCTACTTATGTTCTTGAATTACGACAGATGAAAAAGCTGGTATAGTAACAAGATATTTTAATCTTCCGCTCGACACTTCCCCAAGCTGAATATTAGTATTAAGCTTACCAGTACCACCAAACTTCTCATCATCTGTATTTGCAACTTCGATAAGACCAGCAGGACTTTCTATTTCAACTTCATATTGTACATCTGTATCTAAAAAGTTATGTAAACAGGCAAATGAAGAACCATCCGAAGATGTACGCCTATAAGCACACACTTGCTTATTTGGGTCGTTTTTTTCTATCCACTCTAAATTGAACGCATTGTCATCACTTTCATAAAATGCAGGGTTATTCTTATACAAAGCATTAAAATGAGCAACCATAGCCATAATCTTTTGACCATCGACTATATCCTTACCATCTAATAATCCTTTAGGCTGTCCAATCAAGGTATCCCAATCAACAGATGTTCCAAATTCAGACCCTGCAAACATAAGCTTTCTTCCAGGTAGGCACATCATGAAGCTAAGCATAGCTCTCACATTCGCGTATTTATTTTGTATACTCAGTCCATCTACCTTATTCAATAAGGAGTACTTACCTTTCCGCACTTCATCATGAGAGATTGCCAAAACCATTTTATGAGTGTTATCACCCATAATTGAATGAATTAATGTGTTATATATAGACTTGCGCTTATCTGGAGCAGTTGAAAAATATTTTAACATATTATTTACCCAGCACATATTCCATTCTCTATCAAAACCTAGGCCCTCCAAATGAGAAGCCTGCGTTGTTTTATCACTCCCAGATGTATCTTCAGCAATTGTCAAAACCCCCGGAAACTCTCTATGAATTACAGCATTGAGATCTTGTAAAAATAATCTACCCTTTCCACTCTCTAAAAATAATCTACCTATTCTATTATCACTTGTAAGAATGCAACGAATAGCATCAACTCTTAACGCGTCGACGTGTAGTTCTTCTATTAAATACGCTGCACTAGAAATCAGAAAATTTCTTACATGTTTTTTGGAATAGTTAAAAAAGTGTGTTCCCCAACGAAATGCTATATGACGAAGAAAAGACCAATAAGACTTATAATCATGCGTATTATTCAAGCTCAGAGCCCAAGAATCCTTTGCAAAGTGCGCAGGAATCCAATCTACAATAACACCTATATTATTCTGATGAAGGATGTCTATCAAATATTTTAAATCCTCTAATGATCCGAGTCTATTGTCCGGAGCAAAAAAACTTGATACTTGATATCCCCAAGAGTCCTCACAAGGATAATCTAATAGCCCCATAAACTCTATATGTGTAAATCCATTCTTTTGACAATGCCCTACAAGCTCACCTGTAAGTTTTCTTAAACTAGGAAGCTTACCGTCTTCTTCTCTTTTCCAAGTTGGAAGATAACACTCATAAGTACTCATAGGCTTATTATCAAAATTCTTTACTCGAACATCCATCCAAGCTTGATCTTGCCACTGATAAGCATTCCTATCTACTACAACAGAATAAGGAATACTTTCCCCCTCTACCACACTTGTAGATAAACCAACAGGATCTATACATGCTCTACCATCAACATGAAATTGATAATTCATTCCAACATATACTCCCGTTTCTACGTGACAAGACCAGATATTTTGAGAATCCTTTGTCATAGGCACAACGACCCTACTGCCATCTTCCTTACGAAGGTGTACATGGATAGATCTTGCACTAGGAGAATAAATAGAAAATGTGGCCTTCCCACTTTTGTCAACAATAACTCCCTGATGTTCATATAATTTATAATCTACACCCTTTCCATAAGGAGCTGGAACTTGAGTACGCATTCCAACTGGAAGTGACAAATAATAATATTCTAACGCCTCGCTATCTAATGTATTGCTGTAATAGAGTGTTAAATATTCTTCTTCATTTTGCACAGCTCTACTTGCCTTCTTTTTTCCCTCAAGCCACAATTCATTATAAAGTCTAAAATAAGAATCTAACGAGAAATGTTCTTCTACTGAACTTGTCCTATTTTCAGCATTTATTCTTGCAGATTCATAAAGCAACAAGTACTTGTCAACTGGAGAAAGACCATGAGGAGATTCTGTCCAACTAGATTTCCTTCCCTCATTCATAACTCGAGAAATAATTTTTTGTTTTTCCTCATCAGAAATACTCGTCCATAAATCAAGTGCTCTTCCAACGACATTTGAAACAGAGTGTTTTCGATCTTCTTTTCCAAGAAAATGAAAACCATTAAACTCATCTAAATTTCCATCGTAAGGAATGACAGTATCTGCAAGTCCACCTGTTTTTGATGCGATGGCTAACGAGCCAAATAACCATCCCTCAAATTGAACAAGGCCACAAGGCTCAAAACGAGAAGGTATTAAAATAAAATCAGAAGAAGCTCTAACAACAGAGCCAATACCCGCTACTGCATTCTCACTATTTGCATCTAAGCTACCTTGTTGATAATGATAGCGTCCATTTGGATCTTTATAATCACGTATAAAAAGCACACCCTTCTTATACTTAAGTTGAAGCCGATCTAATTCTTTTGTAGCATCTGGGTCTTCTAATGAGCCCATACAAATAAACTGCCCACCCTTTTTAAGAGTTGCCTCGATTGACTCATCTAATCGATCAATGCCTTTTTGGTAGGAATCAAAACGACCTACAAAAGTTACAATCGGCTTTGAAAAGTCCATAACAACTTCTGGAAAATATTTATTTACCCACCTACCTAAGCAAGACTTTGCTTGCCAGCGTTTTTCTAAAATATTCTCTGTCTTTGGCCCATAAGTAAGATCAACATTCTCTTGTGTTACTGAATCTATCCAATTTTTTAGTTGGTCATCTGTTTCTGGATTCCAGCGCTCTGGTATACTTCCATTAACAATGCCTACGAGCTTTCCTATCTTCGCACAATCCCTTGCAGCAAAGGCAACTCCCTCACCAAGCGCTAATGTCTGCGCTTCTAAAGCAAAAGATGGGGATACAGTCGATACAGCATCTGCCAGCCTTGTACTCTCCACAAATAAATTAATTGACTCATTTGCAATACCTGCTTCTTGCAGTCCACGAATTACAGGATCATAATTATAAGGACTTCCAGAACCTATTCTACCCTGTGCGCATCTACTATTATTATGAAAAGTATAAATTATACGCGGTGTTTCTCCTTTTTCCCACGCCTCTCTATTATCCTTTACCATCTTTAAAAGAACACCAACTACATGACTATCGTGCAAATGAATGATGCTATCTTTATTAATCTCTCCAGATTCTTGCATATCTCCTAACAAATCAGCTGCAAAAGATGTAAAAATTGTAAAACGCACTCTGTCGGTATCATTTGTTGCACTGTAGATGCTTGGCCTTTCACCTGTTAAAACAAATGAAGGATGAT is a window of Chlamydiales bacterium DNA encoding:
- a CDS encoding HAD-IB family hydrolase, with amino-acid sequence MAKNQIFNAFQHNYISAFDLDKTLLNCNSSLSFSRFLYKQGLFSLIDQIYALYICLSYKILHTPLDSLHTKAFNHLFKGRKETIFEEMAMQFVTKSISSMIYEPAMRRLLQAKNRGHYILLLSSSPEFLVKPIAEALSITNWKGTYYETDKTGNFQSISLLMNGQEKAKQLSCTMQTLNISQANTTAYSDSEDDLPFLQTAGIRVGVNPTKELRLLCSTHNWEILENEPY
- a CDS encoding glutamine synthetase III, translated to MNPIKKTPSTQFANHVFSHAVMKQMLPKHIYDNIVSAANGSENINSTYLDTIAHAMKEWAISFGATHFTHWFQPLTGMSAEKHDAFINLETSDTIIENFSGKELIQGEPDASSFPSGGLRNTHEARGYTAWSPSSPVFLWKLGNSLTLTIPSIFYSWTEHALDSKIPLLRSDKKLSCAVLRLLNLINVKASSVFSTLGIEQEYFIIDKSLRDLRADLVLLGRTVFGASPAKAQELQDHYFGAIKERVMLYMQEFEERALELGIPVRTRHNEVAPAQHEIAPIFEKTSLAIDHNLLLMELMRQVAEKHDLSVLLHEKPFAKINGSGKHCNWSLSTDTGINLLDPTETPENNLTFLILVTAVLHAVDKHAELLRASIGSLGNDSRLGGHEAPPAIISVYLGSAMEAFLDNIEKEGTHTSSKKAQFNIDISGIPTLSKDHADRNRTSPFAFTGNKFEFRAVGASANPSLAITTLNAIVAESLNEILDKITCSLTQEKQAHNELSKYVIPIIQSYLKNSKRVRFSGDNYSLLWQEEAKRRGLACHKNALSAFEIFHHQKTHLLFKDIFSKNELLSRYSILKDTYINALNIQTRLMLELFNTQILPACLNYQKMFAKSLLSLKDLGLSSSLQTQRLKELLLAIDDAIENANLLISYFHNKENDLNFIISKLIPSSELLRKKVDLLEQIVDDKKWPLPKYREMLFII
- the nadD gene encoding nicotinate (nicotinamide) nucleotide adenylyltransferase; the encoded protein is MNIGIYGGSFDPIHFGHINLAIQLKEYHHLDEVWFCPAYSSPFKLSHTTESATHRLNMVALAIETIPGFSVTDIEILREGPSYTIDTVRSFHKHYLGSNKKFFLMIGNDALSSLHLWKEIDELIELAPLLIGNRILSAPSFSGTPALQRAIKKGITPSSIMEISASFIRKRLKNFQYCAHLVPAKVLDYIYKNQLYSIEHES
- the rsfS gene encoding ribosome silencing factor, yielding MNLDPQFILNSVAQTIFDKKGFNILVIDVRDVSTLTDYFVIAEGSADRHVQAIASSVVDTLKNLGAAPTHVEGKNSGDWIVIDDFNIIVHLFMPGIRDLYGLEELWRDGKIVDVAIQTGNTSK
- the fabF gene encoding beta-ketoacyl-ACP synthase II; translated protein: MNSNKKRVVVTGMGLVSCFGSDVDVFYDKLLAGTSGIVPIEEFPCAEYPTRFAGSVKNFDTENYLDKKQARRVDPFIRYAIVAGKRALEHAGFAKESLDKLNKERCGVIIGSGMGGMSTFADGVKTIEEKGCRRLTPFFVPYIITNMGGALLGIELGFMGPNYSISTACATSNYSIIAAANHIMQGDADLMICGGSEAPLCPIGVSGFVACKALSERNDEPTKASRPWDKDRDGFVIGEGSGVLILESLEHALARNATIYAEYLGGNTTCDAYHMTDPRPDGLGVSLCIEQALRKANISKEAVNYINAHATSTIVGDITEVTAIKKVFGSHTSKIKMNATKSMIGHCLGSASSIEAIATIKAINTNMLHPTINLDNPDPALGDLDPVANCAKPHKIEVALSNSFGFGGHNSCILLAPFKS
- a CDS encoding inorganic pyrophosphatase, whose translation is MNSLYKAHPWHGIDIGEEAPKVVSCYIEIVPSDTVKYELDKVSGLLKVDRPQKYSNYCPALYGLIPQTFCGKLSGEYCAKKAGITTIVGDDDPLDVCVLSEKPILRGDILLQAIPIGGFRTIDKGDADDKIIAVLKGDLVYGNIQDISECPTHLIDRLHHYFLTYKEHPGSTAPSTLEVIKIYGKEEAHEVIELARRDYQNSFPQIYKNFKTMQEKS
- a CDS encoding Glu/Leu/Phe/Val dehydrogenase dimerization domain-containing protein — encoded protein: MVLELNEIPLADFEKVIEVINRPAGLHAFIALHNTSMGPTLGGTRIYPYANRNDALTDVLRLSEGMTYKSALAGTGFGGGKSVIIANPSKDKNADLLMAFGEAVHALGGQYICAEDVGSTKEDMLEIRKKTPYVVGLPLSTSSGDPSPFTAWGVFIGIQATAKKLWGSINLQGRTIVIQGLGSVGAKVADLLFWQGANLILSDIDLVKAEALGRLYNAEVVSPDAITQVKCDIFCPCALGGILNAKSIPLLQCEAIAGAANNQLLTHEDGVLLHQRGILYAPDFIINSGGLINVSCELERLYNPRKSLQSTNAIYDTLLSIYNTSEKENLSTNETAIELAKYKIQHGIGRRTEAPCFKAY